AGTTGAAGAAGAGAGCAGTTGGaagtgaaataaaaaaataacaacccTCTCTCCGTGAAACGGCCTTACAaatgtgtgactgtgtgtgtgtgtgcgctgccATTATCTGATGTtctcgcactcacacacacacacacacaagttaAAGTTGCGCGCTGCTTGGGCTTATCACGAAGCTCTCCGCCGGCGCAGAAAAGTGCTCTCAATGCGCATTCGCGCTCACAGAAACATAGGAAACCAGAATGAAAACGGCAGCCGCTGGCAGCGGGTGGGcagctatttttatatatacgcTGTTCTAGTCGGGAAAAATTGAAAGCAATCGCACAcgtgtgcgtatgcgtgtgcTGCGCATTGTAAtagcaataacaaaatatttaaagtgaactgcaaaaaaaatgtaactaAAAGTGCACTAAAAGCGCAAAAAGAGagacaaaagaaagaaaaacaaaaatcaagaaCGGGCGACGTTTAGTTGCTGTCAACGCGCATAATCGTAGCCATCGCACACgtacgcactcacacacacacacactcacgcacaggtgctatatgtatgtgtgcgcatAACAGGGTCGTGTGTAAGAGAGAGAGCTAGGGGAACTTGGCGCAGGGCACAGGGTGAGTTAgcgcaacaaacaaacaataatacaaagaacaacagcaagcaATAACATTTCTCTGTTATGCCCAAGGcgtaattttaataaatttacaagGAATAAAACAACCGTGATTAGAGCAATGCGTGTGCGCGACAAACGCAAGCAGCAAAAGGAGCAAAAGGCTCCAAAAAGCAGTGATAAACAAAAGgtaaacaattgtttttgcttgtgCGCTCCCAGCACTGTTCATGATTTCACCATTGCAGCCAGCCGATGCCGAGCCAAAGCCCGAAACATctagcaaaacaacaacagcagcaacaactacaacaacaacaacaacaaacacaacggcaacaacaacacagcagCCGCCCACATTACCTGCAACTGAGAAGGTTGCGTTCGACAATCGCATCAAGCGCAAAAATGTGTTAGCCCTAAACGAAAAGGTGGCAGCTCTGCGCGAATACGATCGCCAGCCGGTGTACAAGCACGTGGGCCGCCTGTTCAATTGCAGTCCGGATCAGATAAAGCGCATTGTACAGCAAAAGGATGAGATATTGCGCGCCTGGGAGCAGCGGACGAGGCGCAGCCAGGATGCCAAGACGCAGGAGCTGAAGGTGGTGCGAGTGTCCATGCTGGGCAAAGCCGTATACGACTGGATACGGCGCATGATGTACTACAAGGACTTCATCATATCGGACGGTCTGATACAGAAAATGGCGCTGCAATTCAAGAGCTCGATGGGATTGACCAACTTCTTTCCGCATCAGGAGTGGTGCGACAAATTCCGCACCACCTACAACATTCAGCACAACGACACAAAGCTGCTGAAGATTGGCTACACGCAAAGCTATTCGGTGCAGATCAATGATATTGCCAAGGACGTCATGTCCCAGTgcacgccagcagcagctgcagcacctgCAGCTGACCCTGTGGAGGAGGATGACGACGAGGAGGACATCAGTTTGGCCACCATCAGCGGCAGCAGTCATGTGGACGAAGATGATGCTGACGTCGATATCGATGGACGCGGCGACATCAGCGATCCCGAGGTGGATCAGCATCTAGATGTAAAGCCCTCGCTCAGCGAGCTCAATGCGCGCGTTCTGCAGCCTCTGCCGCAATTGGTGCGGTTGCCACAGGTGCCGCCGGGCACCTCGCAAAAGGTGCTGCTGGCAACGCCTATTCTGCCACCTGGTGCAGCGGCTGGCGGTGCCCAAACAATGACCATCATACCGCTGGCCACGCTGGCGCAGAGCATCACACAGCGACCGGCAGTGCAAGCGAAGGTAATGCCACCGCCCATATTGGATATTAAGCAGGAGATCAAAACGGAGCCCAAAGACCCGGAAGAGCTGCAGCAGGAAGCGCAACAGCAGACGGAGGAAAGCGCCAAGGAGAAGCTAGCCGATGAGCAGACAGCGTTGCACATCAAGGAGGAACTGGACAGCGATGGCGAATACCTGGGGGATGATGATGACGAGAATGGCGGCCGTTCCAGCGTTACCTCGTTGGCCGAAATTCTGGCCGCCAATGTGGACGATGAGAAGCAGTACATTGAGCAGACACGCGCTCTGCGCCAGCGAAAACGCAGTCGCAGTCCAGCCCAAGATCTGGCCATACCCATGATCACATTGCCGCCCATGCCCACGCTAACCAAGGCGCCAGCACAGACGCCGCCGCCAAAGCGTCCGCGGCAGcccgacgacaacaacaatgcgggCAGCGGTCAATCGATAATCGGCAGCGCCGAGGCGCGCAAGTACCTGAAGCTATTGGAGGAGTTTGCCATGTCGCAGAAAAACTCTCGACTGATTGAATTAATAACGCGCGCCGACGAAGTCATGCGGGAGCTGGAATAGTATAAGTGTACGGATAGCATGTCTAGCTTGTAGCACATCTCGAAGATGCAATTGGATGCAATCATAGAAtacttgtatatttataaattgtaattttacCAAATACAACAAACCAAATGTAGCACCTAAACACACACTTCGCCCAGCTCATGTGTattgtgtctgtctgtcggtctgccagctcctcctcctcctcctcatgCAACTGTGCGTGTGCCTGGGCCACATTAAAATAAGTTCAAATATATGTGCTGTCTCCTAGTGCGCATGTCTGCCCTTAGTTGGTGGCCGTCGCTGTTGCCGTCGACGACGAGGTTGCCACTCTCTGGCGTTCTCTCACTGCGccgttgtgtgcgtgtgtgtgtgtgtgtgtgtgtgtgtgtgtgactgtgcgGTGGGTGGCAATGCACGCAACTACCGCACACAGGGTGACATGGTAAATAatttgccaaaataaaaatgttaattagcAGTTATTCCATTTGCACAGtgattaaatatacatgtgtacgtacatacatatacgatgtgtatatatgcatatggaTTTTAATAAGTACattaataagcaaaaaaaaacattgtacATTACTCATGCATGCTAAGattacaataagatatacaaCTGGCTTAGCCTGATGTACTTAAGTGCAACTGGGTTTGTTTGATGTGCCAAGTTAGTGCGTGCTAATTCATAGCCGGCATTAAATGCCATTCAAATCaaccttttgtttatttcctAGTGCGCATGTCTGCCCTTAGCTGCAGACTTAACCTGGGCGGGCTGCTGCTCTCCGCGCCGCATGTAACTGCTGCTCACCAACACATTCTCGCCTTGCATTCTTCatacataactatatatatatatatatgcatatgtatgtatatgtgtgttttaACTGGCGACTGGGCCTTGCGGCACAGGGTGTTATTGGTTATGACAAGTGAATTTCCTTAACAAttcaaaaaaccaaaccttccatataaaatataattcggttaattatttaatatatttatattcgtgcaatatatatgcatatatcataCATGTACCctaatacatatgtacgcgtcaatgtacatatacacactaaTGCATATTTACGAACGTCTGTTGATTGATGGAGACTTTACCTACACgcaaacaaatatacatacacacgaaAACAAACGCGAAAGCAAAGtaacgcacacatacattttgacacacagacacgaaactaatcaatcaatcaatcgacAGCAAGCAACGctcacacaggcacacatcCACCGTCGTCGTCAGTCTGTGATTGGCGTTGCCACGAGTAGGTCGTCCaagcatgtatatatgcataaatacataaaatacgTATATAAAACATTAAGGAGTAAGTAAATAAGGAAAATTCCAAACAAAGTATACATGCTCTGTGTGTTTtatcatattaatattataaactTTATAGTTTGCGCAAAACTTGAATCTCTGTTAAATAACAGAGCTCTGTTATACCACATAACGTGAAGTTGGCTGCACGCAATGTCAGGGTTGCTAGATCGTTTCATTGCTAATAAGCGACAGTTTTGGCGCGAGTTTTTGAAACTCTATGAGGAAATGCCGGAGCTTTGGGATGTGCGCCATCCGGATTATAGAAACAAAGAATTAAGGAACCAATCATACGATATTCTACATAATAAGTTAAAAGTGATTCAGCCAAATGCATCGAAGACAGATGTTGGACGTCGCATCAACATTTTTCGTACAAACTATAGACGAGAACAGATGCGCATTTGGAGACAGCAGGATTTGGGACTGCATTCTGAATTGTGCAAGCCCGTATTATGGTTCTACGATAACATGAGTTTTCTGCTCACCCAAGAGTCTTTCCAGCGTAGAGCCAGGAAAACGCGCTGTAAGCCCGGCGTTAAAGGAAAGTCAATGTCCGACTTTAGATTCGATGTAAGTTTACATTACGATTTATATGTGTGTTACCCAACTGACCCGTCATCTTATGAAGGCTATGATGGATCCATTGGACACAGGCTCGACAATAACAGCTTTACCAAAATTAACAAACAGCTCCGATACGACAGCAGCAGAGTTTACCGAAAGCTTGCTGCTCAGCCCGAAGAtcgaaatatttgaaaatgagcTGGATGCAATGGATACCGAGGGAATAGTGCCAAATGATGCCGTCAAGGCTGATAATGCCGATACCAGCGCTTCAGAATTCAATGAGCCAGCCAGCTCTACATCAACCACATTGACTGTTATGAAGAGCTCCGGGTCCCAGCAGTCAAATGTACCTTTAAGCGAAGCCTCCGAAACACTTGCCAAATCCTGGGCTATACAGTATGAGGAAATGGCACCGACACAGCGTATTCTGGCGCGAAAAGCCATCGCGGACATCCTATTCGAGGGCTGCATGGGAAATTTACGTGTTAATCGCGGCGAATCTCGCTCTACTGTGGATAACTATTTGTAAACATACTCTGACTGCCGTTTGTATTGTGCATAACTGAAactatttgttaatattttataaaagagGAAAAGTCTTATTGTAAAGCTTGTCCATGATCTTAATGCTTTTCGACTATAAATGCATGACGAAAATTTTCTAAACCAAAGAACTTATTAAGCTGtcaacaaatttgttgcagATGTCACAGTTTTCAAGTTGTACGTTAACTTCTGTGAAATCCTGGCCTCTAATAAAAAGCGAAATGAAAAATCTTAATTAGCGATAtgtgcgcgcgcgcgtgtgtgtgtctgtgtgtgtgtgtgtgtgttgtagaTGTAGCAGCTGTGTTGGCCACCCGTTCCTCAAGCGGGCTGCCGCCCATCCGGTGATGCACTTAACGCGTTTGCAAATGATTTGAGCAGCTGTTGCCACTGCACCTGTGCCTGTCTTAATGCCGCCTGGTTTGCCAGTTAACTTGTAATTTTGCTGGCCCAACCGCATGGAAAAATTCAAATCACTGTGACTGGGTGCTGTAGTTGTAGCTGTAAGAGCTGTCTCAGTGCAGGACTGGGGCTGGGTCTAAGCCGTTGTAGCATTTTGCACCTGTCGTCCTACGCATGTGAAAATCAAGCGCAGCTTTAATTgatacaacaacagctacaactgCAGCAGGCGAACAAGGGGCCAAAACAGGGCGAAGCTTCTCTCTAGTTGCACGTGTTTTAGACTGGGACTGGAACTGGGACTAGGACTAGGGCTAGGACTGGGCTGGTGCGGCAACTAGTCGCggcaaaaatgttgtaaaaaaTGCGTTGAGCTGCGCAGCTGCTAGGCTGAGGTTGGGGCTGACTCTGTGCTTGGGGGAAAAGTGAGCCCTTGagatcagcaacaacaacaacaagaacaacaacagcaacaacacatgGCAAAGTTTTCAGCCTTAAATGGgcattgaaattaaatgcagCTGCTTTAATGACGCTGCTGGTTGCACTTGGGCTGCGTATCAAAATGGCCTAAACAAATCTGGGAATATGGCACAGAGACTGTTggtgctggctggctggctggctggttggtGGGCGTTGCATGTGGCAGTTGTTGCCTGGGCGTGGCGCcacaaaatgaaatgcataCAAGCGACTGCGCCGGTGGCCGCCGCCTCGCTCTCAACGTGGTGGGCGCCAGTtaacaaagaaaacaataacaacaacatcagcagcagcaacaacagcatcaacaacaaaaacaacaacagcagcaacaataacaatgcagcagcaacaacaacgatagcAAACTTTTGCCTTTTTGGGACGTTTAATGGGAGTTGCCGTTGCCTTTTTTGGTGCAACGAAATCAAGAAACAAAAATCTTTTATCgcaagttgttgctgttgttgttgttgttgctgttgttgctgtttttgtagtttgtgttgttgctgctgttgcactgatgatgatgttgtttgCTCAACTTAACGTATTacgtatataaaaataaattcgttTTATGCGCGATTTGGAATGCAATGCAGAACCCAAAAAgcgaaagacttaggcaacaaactcATTTCAACTGCAGCCAATGATGATGGGCAATTTGATGGCCGGGCCTGGTCCGTAGAACCCTTGTGGCACGACTGCGCAACCGCTCATAAGGCGCCCATCAGCAGCCATAAAACTGGCCGCACACTGCAATTGTGGGTCTACATTTTCTTCGCTCCAAACGGCCGTTTGGCCAGAGGTCAATGGCGATGCTACCAGGTTGTAGAATTGATTGCAAACTTAATGAGAAATTTCCAATTTGTATTGGCAGCTAGCTCACAGCTAGCCAGCTGGACGCAGTGCAGCTCAAGTTGTCTGCAATCTGTGTAAACAAGCCACAATAAACATCCAGcgataaacaataacaaattgcGTTTCCCACACGCGGCACGCGTCACCAACAACAAACCAACCCCCAGTTTTGTTGCACGCTCAGGTGCAGGCCGCGCTTCAGTCGCGTATTAAGGGTGAGATTCGAGGACCCACGATTTGCAGTCGCTTCACAGCGATACGAAAAATCACACGAGAACTTGTGCAGTTGTTGGGAACGCGCCTGGGAACGCAACGGCATCGAGGGCCAGGGTGAGCTCATCGCCGACATGTGAACTGTCGCCGGCCAAGCCAGCCTGGTTGGGTGGGAGGGGTTAAATTGCTGGCCATCCGCTAATGAGACCGAGACTGGGACTGGGAATCAAAAACACGCACGCTGCCCGCTCTGGAACGGAATGTGGGCGCGCAGGCGCGGCCGTTCGGCGTGACGAATAATGTGAGAATGAGAACTTTATTAAAAACACTCTTGCGCTGCGATTTGTAGGTATTGTTACCAGCACAAAGGCGTGAGGTATACCTCACAATGAAGTATTATCTTTTTATTAGGAGTTCTCAACCACAGCAGAGTATGCTAGGATCACAAAATGGGATTCATTCATTTTATGGATATAAGCTTGAGCTAATCGAGGCTTTCTTTAACATACATTTCTTTATATTGTCACATGCATATTGGTGTATTTTTGTCCAAGTACAGGGTATCGTTTAGCCTGACCTTTCGGGCATTTCATTTGCCGAAAATTCTCAGTCGTTGCACATTTGGAGCATTCTGAAAATCGTTGAAATGCTTTTCACACGGGCAGCTGTGTGAAACAGCTCAACGTGGGACTGTGAAAACTGAAAACGAAGAGGAAACGAGCAGAACTTTTgaacggacacacacacacactcgcacacactcacgcagACACCTGTATATGGGTCActgcgtatgtgtatgttaATGAATTGGGCAACCATTTTGGGtcgggctgctgctgctgctgctgctaaacgggcattacaattaaaattaaagcataaGCCCCATAAAAGTTGACAAGCTGATCGCACAatttggcagcagctggaaatTTAGCCAGATCTcgggaaacaacaacaaccaaaaaaaaaaaaaacgtatgcgttaattaacaaaaaaggATACGGCgccttttgattttttggGCGAAACTTTTATGGCCAATTCAGCCAGTCAGAAGGAAtactaaaatacaaaaataaaaaagtagcaaggcaaaggcaaaggttGGCTTTATTTTATGGGCCGGCGACACCTTTTAAGAGCGCCAATCGAATCAATGTTTTAACACGAGAATACCATTTCCAAAACGGGCTCATTAAGCACAGCCGAATAGTCCggatgccaaaaaaaaaaaaaccaacaaaaaataataataataataaagaaaaacaaaaaaaaaaaacatatataaaaaggaTTGCTCCGAATTCTACGAATGCTGAAATTTTGTGCGGCAGCTGCAAAAAGGAATTgaaattggaattggaattcatattcatttgatttcaCAATGCTGCGAAAGTGAAACCAagcggcagcaggcaaaagaGCCAGGTGAATGGGCATCAACAAAATGCCTGTTGCCCAAACTGACACacatctcttttttttttttttttactgtttgGGGCGCAGGGCGCAGCAATGCAGGAGCGGAGGATAACTTTGACAAGCAGCGCTGGACAAGTTTTGGCAATTTGAAAATCTCTGCGCTAATTACCACAGCGGACCAAGAaggcaagcagcagctgccagcgtCTGGCTGCCTAATTGAACTCATCAATTTGGGACCTAATGAAGTGGCTGGCAGTGGAGCAGCGTTCATCTTGGCCAAACCCAGTCGAAACTGTCGAATTGCATTTTCAGGTCCAGAGCAACTGCAATGCATGAGCCGTGCTCCGCTTTTCGAGCTGATTGTCGTGGCCTGATAACGGCGCATAAAACACAAAACGCCAAGTGCTTCCtgcacagcagccgcagcagagGTGGAAGCAGCGTCCGCTACTGGCGGCCATTTAATTAGCGGGTTAATTGGCCGTAAGGCGGCATTGCCGCCAACCACATTTTGCATGCGGCGGCCCGGCAACTTCATTAATAACTTGACTACGGCAGCAGCTCCATCCACCAGCTCCGGCAGCTttaaccagcagcagcatttgtcATAGACAAAGACCCGTTTGGCCAGTCGCTATCGATGCGACCAATGACAAATGATATGTTGACAGCGTCGCAGCATCGGCAGTTGCTAAATTTTGACACTGCCTTATCGGAGCTGCGATTGCGCCTGGTCAACAGCAATGCGAGACGCATCTGCGAGATGCTCATTGCAAAATATTGTGAAATTGCGATAGCCGTGCCGTCGATACTGACGGTACAGTGCACATCCCCACAGTGGACAACTgccagtagcagcagcagcagcagcaataattcACTGCTATCTGCATCAGTGAAGGTCTTTAAGTGCCCTTTAAGTAGCTGACTCTTAAAGCTGCCCAGCATCGATCATCATTGATGcaatttatcaacagcataaGCATTTAGGCGGGGCTCGGCTACAGGGGCGGAGGAAATCTCTTAAAAAGTGACTTGACAGTAGAGAGGACACTGCGGTATGTGGAAGATTAAGTATTATAATATGATCTATTCTTAGTCGCATTTATGATGATGATAGCTTTAATAGCTTTATATTATTGAATCcttacttttttaatttatatatatatatatatatatatatatatatatatatatatacatactatcTATTATCTTCTTCTTATCGAATCTCTGCTAGGCAATTatcatattcatattattatagCTTTAccttataatatatatacttcataCTTGAACTCTCTTTACACATCTTTTCTCGAATATTCATAAAGTGAATTTAAGATTTGGTTGCTCTTCCTCCTGCAGCTCTCCTTCCAACTCCCCTCAGACTTATTGGGCCccttaataaatatttacccCAGCGGAGAGCTCAGTGTCACCCCTCAAAGCAGAAGCATAACGCGTCGAAAGCCACCCCTCAATGCAATCCACACAAAAGTCTACTTTAATCACCCCTCAATTACCCCTGGCATTGTCCCTTCAACACCCCTGCCAATTGCCCCTGCGCATGCGCGCATTGCCGTTGCCCCTGCTCAGAGACCAGGTGGAGACTTGCTCGCGAGAGCGCAGACGCGACTCAGCGACGTTTCGACTTGAGAGCGCAAgtaaaacgaaagacttaagACACAAACTTGAGCTTCGGCAATGCGACGCATGCGAGAACGAAGCGGCCgcgtctgtgtatgtgtgtgtgtgtgtttgtctgtctgtctgtctgcctgatGGTGACTCAAGTGCCATGCCCAGATGCTATGGATAGAGCCTACGCTGTGCTGTGCCACAAGCAACGAATTGCATTTGTAATCATGCGGAAATGATCGCGTTGACCTTTCAGCAAGTTGCAGTCTTAACTCTTAAGTCTGAAGTCTGCATTCTGAgtctctgtttctgtttctgtgtctgtgtctgtgcctGCATTCCGCGGTTGCAATCTGTGTCTGCGGCAAACTTATGATGGCTGCTGGGCCAACTGCTGTGGGCCGGCTCATCCTCATCCTCTGCCTAAGCCACAGCTGAAGCGTTTGGCCGCGTTATTTGCATGATGTGGCGACCTTTTGATCTGCTTCGGCGTTCAGTCAATACAATTATTGATTTGCGCAGCCTTTCTCCTGGTACGCAGCAGGCCGTGCCTTATTGATGTGCTGCTCCGGCTCTGTCTCTGGCTTTGACTTCAAGGTGAACCTGAACCCTGTGGCCGCAATTTGCGGCTGACGTGTCTGCATTCTGTGCAGTTGGCAATCAGCTTGAACCGCGCTGAAAGATTGCCCCGCCAGGCCTACGTGCCCGGTTAGGTTGCGTGCCCGGGCCGGGCTGCCAATTTGGACCACAATTAGTCACTCACTCAAGGGATTAACGCAGCACATGGATCACTTTATTAAAGAGCTCGGCCAAGCACTTTTATATAAATGgcattttaatcaaaattgtCGCCTGCGGTCATGTATTAATATTGGGCattatgaaaacaaattgcGCCGACAGCGGCGATGatggccagcaacaacaacaacggcagcagacCATGGCTACAAATTAAAAGCTGCCTAAATGTTAAACAATTTACACCGGGCACACAGGCGTCTGGCCGTTGTCGTGCATTAGTCAGCCAGGGTTAAGTCGGAGTTGCCGCTAAAACTCGTCTCCATTTTGCGCCAGTTGCTCTTGGTCAAGTGGTCTGGCTAACAGGCCAACTGGCCAACTGGCTAACTGGCTAACTGGCTGGCCGGCTGCCTGTGCTGCGTTGTGCTGTGCTCAGCCGTGGCCGGCGCGTCTCTAGTCTAGTTGATTTAATTTCAACGTCACGTCGTCGCCGACGTCGTATGATTTGAATGCATTTCTGCGGCCGGGCCAGGTCTGAAATTACATGtactgcctgcctgcctgccggCCGGCCGGCCAGCCCAAACCTGACTGCCAAATGGGCACTGGGAACTGGGCACTGGCTTTCGAGGTCATGGGAAAAAAATACAGTTTTCAGTTGTTGTGCTTAGtttgcgttttatttattttgaccTTTCATGCAATTTCAAGCAAAGCTATCTTTGAAAATcgcataaatacaatttctaaatattattttgatattctaggaaataatcaatatttataataagtaTAATTGAAAAGATGAAATAACTCCAAAAGTTTAAGATGAGAGTAAGGGGTAAGTAAGCTTAAGGGGAGTGCCTGGAAGATATCCTGATCTGACTTGGCTGTCAAATCCTCGACTCTGAAAGTTTAGTCTGCATAGAATCTCATTCTGTTGTACTTATTGGGAATAAATGGGTTATTTAAAATGTCCAAATTTACGACCTTTTTCTAGAGCttatttcataaaatatttattgaatattttgaaCTCGCCTTGCGAGTTTAAgcttcatatatttatttagttttgagTAAACAAATGCCAgttgtactgaaaatattaaaactcgTAAATGTTTTCATAAACAAGATATTGGCTAGATGTGAACTCCAACTAAAATTGGCATCTACCAAATATGGTTGAATGCAATAGTTGGGTCCTAAGTTAATTATACTTTAGCATAAAGCTATATTTATTGTAATGAATTAATTAGAATTCTTGTTAGCATATATACCCAATGAGGCTTACAGCTGATCTACACAGTATTAAATGTTTAAGCTTTGACTTTTTTTGGATTACAATCTTCCTACACACATAATTATACGCTaaaatcaatcagtcaatgcTGGACTATAAAATTGCCCTTGCACAATCTTGCTGTCCCGGGTTTTTTTGGCCTGCCAAGCCAGGCTTCGACGCTCTAAACGCTGGCAATTGCCGCAAATTGAAATCCATTGAACCTTTCCAAAGACCAATTGAGCGCCCACAGCGGACAAGACAAATTTGGAGCTGTTAGTCGCAATTAGAGGATTGCGACTTGGACTCAGTTGGTTCCAGCTGGTGGCTGCTCGGAGCTGTCGCCAACGCCATTGAATTTTTCTTTTCCATTCCCACACAATTATCGACAAAACAACTCGGACAACAAAAGACATTTGAATGCGTTTCCTGTTTCAAAAGAaccccacaaaaaaaaaaaaaaataaaacgaaaagaaGAAATGAACAATTCGAAATTAGCCAAACAAATGCGAACGTGAGAACTTCAATTGAGCTTGAAAAGTGTTAGATGAGCTGGCAGCAAGTGGCAGCAAGGATTACAGCCACGCAGGAACAAAGGAGACAAACTTGAAATGGGCCACTTGTCAGCAACTgcgttgaaaaaaaaaaactctgtCCGCGCCAGCTGGCAGCAGGCTTTTCTTTATGTGTGCCAATAATTGTGTAGAACTTTAATATCTTTTATGATAATGTGCTATAAAAAACTTGTCGTAAAAAATTGACATCAAAGTGCGCCAACAATCGAgagtaaataattaaatttaactatAATTTCCGATTGACGTAAACTTGTGCTAAAAatcaaaagtaaataataaactcAAGCAATTTGCAGCTGCGCGcatttaaaatcaataaaataaaagctaaaGGTTAATATGAATATGAGTCTATTCATAAACACTTGGCGAGCACATAAAAAATTACGGCCAGC
The sequence above is a segment of the Drosophila virilis strain 15010-1051.87 chromosome 3, Dvir_AGI_RSII-ME, whole genome shotgun sequence genome. Coding sequences within it:
- the LOC6624299 gene encoding uncharacterized protein; this translates as MSGLLDRFIANKRQFWREFLKLYEEMPELWDVRHPDYRNKELRNQSYDILHNKLKVIQPNASKTDVGRRINIFRTNYRREQMRIWRQQDLGLHSELCKPVLWFYDNMSFLLTQESFQRRARKTRCKPGVKGKSMSDFRFDAMMDPLDTGSTITALPKLTNSSDTTAAEFTESLLLSPKIEIFENELDAMDTEGIVPNDAVKADNADTSASEFNEPASSTSTTLTVMKSSGSQQSNVPLSEASETLAKSWAIQYEEMAPTQRILARKAIADILFEGCMGNLRVNRGESRSTVDNYL
- the ebd1 gene encoding uncharacterized protein ebd1, coding for MRVRDKRKQQKEQKAPKSSDKQKPADAEPKPETSSKTTTAATTTTTTTTNTTATTTQQPPTLPATEKVAFDNRIKRKNVLALNEKVAALREYDRQPVYKHVGRLFNCSPDQIKRIVQQKDEILRAWEQRTRRSQDAKTQELKVVRVSMLGKAVYDWIRRMMYYKDFIISDGLIQKMALQFKSSMGLTNFFPHQEWCDKFRTTYNIQHNDTKLLKIGYTQSYSVQINDIAKDVMSQCTPAAAAAPAADPVEEDDDEEDISLATISGSSHVDEDDADVDIDGRGDISDPEVDQHLDVKPSLSELNARVLQPLPQLVRLPQVPPGTSQKVLLATPILPPGAAAGGAQTMTIIPLATLAQSITQRPAVQAKVMPPPILDIKQEIKTEPKDPEELQQEAQQQTEESAKEKLADEQTALHIKEELDSDGEYLGDDDDENGGRSSVTSLAEILAANVDDEKQYIEQTRALRQRKRSRSPAQDLAIPMITLPPMPTLTKAPAQTPPPKRPRQPDDNNNAGSGQSIIGSAEARKYLKLLEEFAMSQKNSRLIELITRADEVMRELE